A single genomic interval of Peromyscus leucopus breed LL Stock chromosome 7, UCI_PerLeu_2.1, whole genome shotgun sequence harbors:
- the LOC114691256 gene encoding olfactory receptor 150-like → MEEVNQTTVTEFILAGLTENPELQLPLFLIFLGVYLFTVVGNLSMIILILFSSQLHTPMYYLLSSLSFIDCCQSTVITPKMLVNFVTEKNVIPYPECIAQFYFFCVFAVAECHMLAAMAYDRYVAISNPLLYNVTMSNQVCLWMVAGVYGMGFLIATAHTVFLLRVLFCKASTINHYFCDLFPLLELSCSSTFINEVLALSFSAFNIIVPVMTILSSYIFIIVSILHIQSTGGRSKAFSTCSSHILAVVVFYGSLAFMYLQPSSVSSLVQEKLSSVFYTIVVPMLNPMIYSLRNKDVRVALNSLLENISLFSTKNSFP, encoded by the coding sequence atggaagaagtgAATCAAACCACAGTGACTGAGTTCATCCTCGCTGGATTAACTGAGAACCCAGAGCTCCAGTTGCCCCTATTCCTCATCTTCCTAGGAGTCTATTTGTTTACAGTTGTGGGAAACCTGAGCATGATCATCTTGATTCTGTTTAGTTCTCAGCTGCACACACCCATGTATTATTTACTCAGCAGTCTGTCCTTTATTGACTGCTGTCAGTCCACTGTCATTACTCCCAAAATGCTGGTGAACTTTGTGACTGAGAAGAATGTCATCCCCTACCCAGAATGCATAGCTCAGttctatttcttctgtgtttttgctGTTGCAGAATGTCACATGTTGGCTGCAATGGcatatgaccgctatgtggctaTCTCTAACCCTTTACTTTACAATGTAACCATGTCCAATCAAGTCTGTTTGTGGATGGTAGCTGGGGTATATGGTATGGGGTTTCTAATCGCCACAGCTCACACTGTCTTCCTGCTGAGAGTGCTTTTCTGTAAGGCTAGTACAATAAACCATTATTTCTGTGATCTTTTCCCATTACTGGAGCTCTCTTGCTCTAGTACTTTTATCAATGAAGTACTAGCACTGTCCTTCAGTGCATTTAACATTATTGTGCCAGTTATGACCATCCTTAGCTCTTACATCTTCATCATTGTCAGCATCCTGCACATTCAATCCACCGGGGGAAGATCCAAGGCCTTCAGCACCTGCAGCTCCCACATCTTGGCTGTTGTTGTCTTCTATGGGTCATTAGCATTTATGTACCTTCAGCCATCATCGGTCAGCTCTCTGGTCCAAGAAAAACTGTCATCTGTGTTTTATACCATTGTTGTGCCTATGTTGAATCCCATGATCTACAGCCTGAGAAACAAAGATGTCAGAGTCGCCCTAAATTCGTTACTAGAAAACATAAGTCTCTTCTCAACAAAGAACAGTTTTCCTTAG